From a region of the Hemibagrus wyckioides isolate EC202008001 linkage group LG14, SWU_Hwy_1.0, whole genome shotgun sequence genome:
- the fancf gene encoding Fanconi anemia group F protein, translating to MEAVLQNLESSVELLAVSQTDMVTEWDGETVDRAFQWAQYCEHLHTRFLTNPSVRAALESRLRETNQLLAHTFAGHRCVTLSDLAQCRHRLLTGLLKNPATPHPVIKSLLDKFGLAEDAESDQRVDLSDLSACRSACKLLGDFTVNRKSDSGLSAGTHVHGMMLLQRVQAILSQPGNLDYATKLLNCLLEDSREGPDSLGALIAAALLSTDTTSENTAAQDFLLDWLEGHDGLLHSVCQSLPPELCTRLSQQWTKFRLAYWDSLKRSASFLEYDVSNGLWTQPCDSTVSFLTLTERVKFLWSSGSPLKDETEEWLVALKQADGDFEVKGLSVWTDLLVQLK from the coding sequence ATGGAGGCTGTTCTGCAGAACCTGGAGAGCTCCGTGGAGCTGCTTGCCGTTTCTCAGACCGACATGGTCACTGAGTGGGACGGCGAGACAGTGGACAGGGCATTTCAGTGGGCACAATACTGTGAACATCTTCACACTCGCTTCCTCACAAACCCCTCAGTCCGTGCCGCTTTAGAGAGCCGCCTGCGCGAGACTAACCAGCTGCTCGCGCACACGTTTGCCGGTCATCGGTGTGTGACTCTGTCAGACCTCGCGCAGTGTCGCCACAGGCTGCTTACTGGTCTGTTGAAAAACCCCGCGACTCCTCACCCTGTTATTAAATCACTTTTGGACAAGTTTGGACTGGCTGAAGATGCTGAAAGTGACCAGCGAGTTGACCTGAGTGATCTCAGCGCGTGCAGGTCAGCATGTAAACTTCTGGGAGACTTTACAGTGAACCGGAAGAGTGATTCTGGCCTCTCTGCTGGAACACACGTTCACGGCATGATGCTCCTACAGCGCGTTCAGGCCATACTGAGCCAACCAGGGAACCTGGACTATGCTACAAAATTACTGAACTGTTTGCTGGAGGACAGTAGAGAAGGACCGGACAGCTTGGGGGCACTTATTGCAGCTGCCCTCCTGTCAACAGACACCACGAGTGAAAACACTGCAGCTCAAGACTTTCTGCTTGACTGGTTAGAAGGACATGATGGCTTGCTGCACAGCGTGTGTCAGTCTTTACCTCCTGAACTGTGCACTAGACTTTCTCAACAATGGACAAAATTTAGGCTTGCTTATTGGGACAGTTTAAAAAGGTCAGCCTCCTTCTTGGAGTATGACGTGAGCAACGGGTTATGGACACAGCCTTGTGACAGTACAGTGTCGTTTCTGACACTCACCGAACGTGTTAAATTCTTATGGAGCTCAGGTTCACCGTTAAAAGATGAGACAGAGGAATGGCTGGTTGCTCTTAAACAGGCTGATGGAGACTTTGAGGTCAAGGGACTGAGTGTGTGGACAGACCTGCTAGTGCAGCTCAAGTGA
- the slc17a6a gene encoding vesicular glutamate transporter 2.2: MDSVKERVLAPGKAGLKNLAGKTLAHMQRVIEKKQKTGDVMELTEDGRPKEIRERKAPLIDCACFGLPRRYIIAIMSGLGFCISFGIRCNLGVAIVDMVNNSTVHQGGKIIIKEKAKFNWDPETVGMIHGSFFWGYIVTQIPGGYISSRLAANRVFGAAILLTSTLNMFIPSAARVHYGCVIFVRILQGLVEGVTYPACHGIWSKWAPPLERSRLATTSFCGSYAGAVVAMPLAGILVQYSGWSSVFYIYGSFGIVWYVFWILVAYESPAEHPTITDEERLYIEESIGEGANLLGATEKFKTPWRKFFTSMPVYAIIVANFCRSWTFYLLLISQPAYFEEVFGFEISKVGMLSALPHLVMTIIVPIGGQLADFLRSNNIMSTTNVRKIMNCGGFGMEATLLLVVGYSHSKGVAISFLVLAVGFSGFAISGFNVNHLDIAPRYASILMGISNGVGTLSGMVCPLIVGAMTKNKTREEWQNVFLIASLVHYGGVVFYGIFASGEQQPWADPEKTSEEKCGFIDEDELAEETGDITLSHTPFGAQGAFGAPQKSYGATTQLNGGWAGSWEKREEFIQDGAVQVYPQGGDGYS, translated from the exons ATGGATTCGGTGAAAGAGCGAGTTTTAGCCCCCGGTAAGGCTGGACTGAAGAATCTGGCGGGGAAGACTCTGGCACATATGCAAAG AGTTAttgagaagaagcagaagacggGAGACGTGATGGAGCTGACGGAAGATGGCCGCCCCAAAGAGATTAGAGAGAGGAAAGCGCCGCTGATTGACTGCGCGTGCTTTGGGCTTCCTCGCCGCTACATCATCGCCATCATGAGTGGCCTGGGCTTCTGCATCTCCTTCGGAATCCGCTGCAACCTCGGGGTCGCGATCGTGGACATGGTCAACAACAGCACCGTACACCAGGGCGGCAAGATCATCATCAAAGAG AAAGCGAAGTTTAATTGGGATCCGGAGACGGTGGGGATGATCCACGGCTCCTTCTTCTGGGGTTACATCGTGACACAGATCCCGGGAGGGTACATCTCCTCAAGACTGGCAGCCAACAG GGTGTTTGGGGCAGCCATCCTGCTGACGTCAACACTCAACATGTTTATTCCGTCGGCGGCGCGCGTGCACTACGGCTGTGTCATATTTGTGAGGATATTACAGGGCCTGGTGGAG GGCGTGACCTATCCAGCCTGCCACGGTATATGGAGCAAGTGGGCTCCGCCGTTAGAGAGAAGTCGACTGGCAACTACATCTTTCTGTG GTTCCTATGCTGGTGCTGTTGTAGCCATGCCTCTGGCTGGGATCCTGGTGCAGTATTCAGGCTGGTCATCTGTCTTCTACATTTATG GGAGTTTTGGTATTGTCTGGTATGTGTTCTGGATCCTGGTGGCTTACGAGAGTCCGGCCGAACACCCGACTATTACAGATGAAGAGCGGCTTTACATAGAAGAGAGCATTGGAGAAGGGGCTAACTTGCTTGGGGCAACTGAA aaatttaAAACACCCTGGAGGAAGTTCTTCACTTCGATGCCTGTCTATGCAATTATTGTGGCCAACTTCTGCAGGAGCTGGACCTTCTACCTCCTGCTCATTAGCCAGCCAGCATACTTTGAAGAGGTGTTTGGTTTTGAGATCAGTAAA GTTGGCATGTTGTCTGCTCTGCCTCACTTGGTCATGACCATCATAGTGCCCATAGGAGGCCAACTTGCTGACTTTCTACGCAGCAATAACATCATGTCCACCACCAATGTCCGGAAGATAATGAACTGTGGAG GATTTGGGATGGAGGCAACACTGTTGTTGGTAGTTGGTTATTCGCACAGTAAAGGTGTGGCCATCTCGTTTCTGGTACTAGCAGTGGGCTTCAGTGGCTTTGCCATATCAG GTTTTAATGTGAACCACCTGGATATTGCACCCAGGTATGCCAGTATACTGATGGGCATCTCCAATGGAGTCGGCACACTTTCTGGAATGGTCTGCCCTCTCATAGTGGGCGCAATGACCAAAAACAAG ACTCGGGAAGAATGGCAAAACGTGTTCCTAATTGCCTCCTTGGTCCATTACGGTGGTGTGGTGTTCTACGGGATCTTTGCATCAGGCGAGCAACAGCCATGGGCAGATCCAGAGAAAACCAGTGAGGAGAAGTGTGGCTTCATCGATGAAGATGAGCTTGCTGAAGAAACCGGTGACATTACACTTAGTCATACTCCATTTGGAGCCCAGGGAGCCTTTGGGGCTCCTCAGAAATCATATGGGGCAACAACTCAGCTGAACGGGGGATGGGCAGGAAGCtgggagaaaagagaagagttCATCCAGGATGGAGCTGTGCAGGTCTATCCTCAGGGTGGAGATGGATACTCCTAG
- the LOC131364457 gene encoding succinate receptor 1-like — translation MFSEMDSNHTVAYYETLACNLTAPGQGAMQIVQLFLMPWIFLAVLVLGVPLNVISLWVLSRRVVRSNRSTLFLHNLALADISWLMALPFLIQFHLSGMEWSLGVFFCKLIRMLYHNYFYLSIFFVTCVSVDRYLAIVHPVHSPVLLTRQRAIMLCVTVWVFAIVMSIPVAQLTYISNCQSDNKTVCSMYIFMSTVNQSLSYSLCCTCVGFLLPFSVLSYCYMRSVCQLRRRVDPRLRGLACELGAVMVLFGLFYLPYHVSRNVAIAMPSLAPDNPSAWEVADLVFCLEMCVCSFTSCTNPLFSCFLGRTLRRELWSTLTKLWKKHRVEPEHKEDGRAEESPITINKAAN, via the exons ATGTTTTCTGAAATGGACAGCAACCACACTGTT GCATATTATGAAACTCTGGCTTGTAATTTAACTGCCCCTGGTCAAGGTGCAATGCAAATAGTCCAGCTCTTCTTGATGCCATGGATCTTTTTGGCAGTGTTGGTGCTTGGTGTGCCCCTTAATGTCATCTCCCTGTGGGTGTTGTCCCGTCGGGTGGTACGGAGTAATCGGAGTACCCTGTTTCTCCACAACCTAGCCCTGGCTGACATTTCCTGGCTGATGGCCTTGCCGTTCCTCATCCAGTTTCACTTATCTGGGATGGAGTGGTCACTCGGCGTCTTTTTCTGCAAACTTATCCGTATGCTCTACCACAACTACTTCTACCTGAGCATATTCTTTGTGACCTGTGTGAGTGTAGACCGCTACCTGGCCATCGTTCACCCTGTTCATTCACCTGTTCTCCTTACTCGGCAACGTGCCATCATGTTATGTGTCACTGTTTGGGTGTTTGCCATAGTGATGAGCATCCCAGTGGCCCAGCTGACTTACATCTCAAACTGTCAGAGTGACAACAAGACTGTGTGCTCTATGTACATCTTTATGAGTACTGTAAATCAGAGCCTATCATATTCCCTCTGCTGTACCTGTGTTGGATTCCTGCTTCCCTTTAGTGTGCTGAGCTACTGTTACATGCGCAGTGTGTGCCAGCTGCGCAGGCGGGTTGACCCACGTCTCAGAGGACTGGCCTGTGAGCTTGGTGCAGTCATGGTCTTGTTTGGACTCTTTTACTTACCATATCATGTGAGTCGGAATGTGGCTATCGCCATGCCATCACTAGCACCAGATAATCCGTCAGCATGGGAGGTGGCTGACTTAGTGTTTTGTCTAGAGATGTGCGTGTGCAGTTTCACCTCCTGTACTAACCCTCTATTCAGCTGCTTTTTGGGGAGGACACTCCGGAGGGAGCTATGGTCAACTCTCACCAAGCTGTGGAAGAAGCACAGAGTGGAGCCGGAGCATAAGGAGGACGGGAGAGCCGAGGAGTCCCCGATTACAATTAATAAGGCAGCAAATTAG